Part of the Chloroflexota bacterium genome, GTCGTAGAGCGCATCCACCTCGTCGTCCTCTGCGGCGATGCGGCGCGCCCCTTCCACGTCCCGTTCCACGAACGCTTTGAGGGCGCGATCCAGCATGGAGAGGTCCTTCTCCAGCATGCGCGGGATGTCAATGAGGGGCTTGATGAACGGCTCCTTCCCGATCATGAGCGCAATCTTGGCGATGCCGGCGGCGTAGTCGGCGCACCGCTCCAGGTCGGTGATGATTTCCAGCACGGCGGCGATGGAGCGGAGGTCCCGCGCCATGGGCTGCTGGGTTGCGATCAGCCGCAGGCAGTCGGCCTCAATGGCGAAACGCTTCTCGTTGATGTTTGGGTCGTTGCGGATGACCTGGCGCGACGCCTCCATGTCCTGGCGCTTGAGCGCGTCCACGGAGCGCGCCAGGGCCTCGGCGACCATGCTGCCCAGTTCCAGCATCTGGTTCTGCAATGCTTCCAGGTCTTCGTCAAATGCCCTGCGCATCTTCCTACCCCCTTCGTTAGCCGAAGCGCCCGGTGATGTAGTCCTCGGTGCGTTTGTCCTGCGGGCGCGTGAACACCTCGGCTGTTGGCCCGAACTCAATCAGTTGGCCCGTGCGTTCCGCGTCGCTGAGCATGAATGCGGTGAAGTCCGATGCGCGGGCCGCCTG contains:
- the phoU gene encoding phosphate signaling complex protein PhoU produces the protein MRRAFDEDLEALQNQMLELGSMVAEALARSVDALKRQDMEASRQVIRNDPNINEKRFAIEADCLRLIATQQPMARDLRSIAAVLEIITDLERCADYAAGIAKIALMIGKEPFIKPLIDIPRMLEKDLSMLDRALKAFVERDVEGARRIAAEDDEVDALYDQVNNELITFMLRDPRTIQQATRLLWVAHNLERFADRVTNICERVVFTVTGEMREMNIQEPEVEPQ